Genomic window (Candidatus Manganitrophaceae bacterium):
TGCGGAGGGGAGTCAATGGGGGTCTCCGGCGCTTGATAGACCACGCCGAATGTCCCCGTTTGATATCGTTTTAAGACGTGGCTGAGGAAAACGCCCCCCGCTTCACCGATATCCGAGTGGGAATAATCGACGGTGATCCCATTCTGATCGTCATACATCCGCTGGAACAGGAGCTCCCCGGAGTAGGTGAACGTTCGGGTGTTGACGTTATAGTCGGGTGTCGGAAAATCGGTGACCAGCACCTTCCAGCGGTTGGGATACCGGTTGTTCAACGGATTGGTATCGCTCGACTGATGGCTCGGGTCGATCTCCACCGAGGTGATCGGAGAAGGGGTGATCAGGAGCCCTTCATAGGAATTCTCCTCCCCCGTCCAAAAGAGCGGAATCTGCGTTCCATTCTTTTCCTCGGCCAGGATCTCAATCGGCTCCACGCCGATCCCTTTTTTTTCGACGAGAATCGACGTCAGATATCCCTCTTCCACCTTTTTCTTTGAGATCTTCGAGAGACCGAAGTCGAGCGCCGGGCTCGCCGAGAGCCATTGATCGATAAGCGGGTCCAAATTCGTTCCCGAGAGCCGGTAGAGGATCCGGCGGAAAGTGGGGGTTCCGCCCGCCGCCACCTCTTGCAGATAGGCAGCGACTGCTTCCTCCACCTTCTGCTCGCCGACGAGGTTTCGGATCCGATCAAAGATCGTCGCCCCATCCGCCTGAGAGGCGTTGAAGAATTGAATGTCTTCGTTGACGGTATGAGCGGACGACTCGCTGAAATAGACCTGTCGGAGCGGAAGGTCCTTCGAGTAGAGAATGTCGTCGATGAATGGGATAAATCCGAGCGGTGTCAACCAAGTCGCCAGGGTTGGCCGCGGACCGTATTTGTCTTGAAAAAAGCGCTGGGTTTCGAGGCTTCCGAGCCCCTCGATGACCCAGGCCTCTTCCTGGGGGAGCTTTTCGCGCCATAAAAGGATAAAGAGGCCTCTCGCGATCCGCATTCTGTGAAAGCGCTTCAGGAGGGGGAACGTCTTAAAGAGCTTGGTGCTCAAAAAAAGGATACCGGCCCCAGGGGTCGCCAGATCCTGATAAAGATGTGATTCGGTGAGTTGAAGCTGTGTCGGCGGAAGGGGCCCCGCGGTTCTTAAAAAGAAGGAGGTTGCCTCATCGACCGTCCGCAACACCCCCTTCGCATAAATCCGATCTTCCGATCGAAAGTGATAGGTCAGCACCACCGGCCCGATTGTTTTCTCCTTCTGAACCGGACGCAATCCGATCGAGAGAGAAAAATAGGGGAGGCGATCGGCTTCGAATAAAAACGTCCGCCACGCGCCGGTTTCATAAACCCCTTTCCAGGGAACCGAAGCGATCAGGTCCCGGTCGGACGGGAGGGTAAAATAGATCTTCCATCCGCTCGGCGCGGGAGGGAGGAGAAAATTCCATTGATCGTCCCGGCGGGCGGCGAGATAGGGATACCACCCTCCCTGCAACGTCACTAGGTTTCGGTATTGTCCGAAGACGCCATATTTCTCCGGAATCACCGTCGTGAAGTGAACGATGACGTCGAACGACTCTCCCGGACCGATCGGGCGGGGGAGCGGCACCCGCATCAGCATGTTGTTTTTGAACAACTCCGGAAAAGAGGAGAGGCTATCGCCGTGAGCATCTTGGATGGCGGTCACTTCCATTTCACCGGTGTTGAATCCGACCGGATAGGTCTGCTGAAAGGCGGTGATTTCGGCGCGGGGATCTTTTTCCAGGTAGAGATTCGGATAAAGGAAGAGATAGATCTCCGAGAGGGGGACGGGGCTTTCGTTGGTGAAGTGAATCGTCTCCGACCCGTAGATCCGCTGCGTCGTTTCGGAATAGGCCGCGACAATCTGATATTCGGGCTGATATTCGGGAGAGGCTGCCCAGGCCGACGAAAAACCGAAGAGCAGAAAGAGGGGAAGGAGTAGGATCATCTCCTCGATTATAACATTTCGGGGGAGGCCCATAGAAACGGTCATTGATCATCCCAGCGATTTTTCATTTTATATGGACATATAGAACGGCTGCGCGTTGATCTCCGAGCGCTTCGGACCCCCCTTTGCAGAAGCCGGTCATCGCGCCTATAATGAACTTTTATGGGTCGGGATTTACTTTCGGCAGGAGCAGAAGATGGCAGATCTGAGAAAACGGCTGGCAACCAATGTGGCGGGCAATTTTTTCGTCGATGCTACCTGCATTAATTGCGACGCTTGCCGACAACTCGCGCCGAAGAGCTTCAAAGAGTCGGGCGACTACTCCACCGTCGTTCATCAACCGGACGGGGATGAGGAGTTGGATCAGGCGTATCAGGCGTTGCTCGCCTGTCCGGTCGGTTCCATCGGCGCCGAGCGGGGTGATAAATTGCGATTGAAGAAGGCGATGGGACGTTTTCCGATTCTTCTGGACGATGGGGTCTATTATAACGGATTTCATTCGGCAAAATCGTTCGGCGGAAACAGCTACTTCATTTGCCATCCCGCCGGCAACTGGCTGATCGACTCCCCCCGCTATGTGCGGCCGCTGACCGACGCCTTCGAAGAGAAGGGGGGCCTCCGCTACATTTTCCTGACGCACGAAGACGATGTGGCCGATGCCTCTCTCTACGCAAAACATTTCGGCGCGACCCGGATCATTCATCGGGCCGATGCGGCGGCGTCGCCGGTGGCGGAGTGGATTGTGGAAGGAGAGGCGCCGATCCCGGTCTCGGACGCATTTCAAATGATTCCCGTTCCCGGACATACGGAGGGGAGTATTGCCCTGCTGTATGACCGGCGGTTTCTCTTCTCGGGCGATCACCTCTGGTGGGAGCGGGATCTCGGGGAGCTCGGCGCCCCGGAGCAACTCGTCTGGAACCGGCGGCGGCTGATCGAGTCGATCGCAAAACTGCGTGACCATTCTTTCGAATGGCTTCTTCCGGGGCATGGAGATCGGGTTCACCTGACGCCGGCCGAGATGACGGCCCATTTGGAACGCCTGCTTGGATACCGAATCGGGATGCGACGGCGGGTGTATTGAAGTGGCGGCGACAGAGCGGAAAAAATGGGTTTCGGATCAGCCGCGTCGACCTCCCCCTTCAGTCCTCCTCCCGATTTCCGCCGACGATCAGCGTAATTTCTCCTTTCACCGTCTTCTTCCCGATCTTTTCCAAGACCTCCGTCACATTTCCACGAATGAACTCTTCGAAGAGCTTGGTCATCTCGCGCGCGACCACGACAGGGCGATCGCCGAGGGCGGCGCGGATCTCTTCGAGAAGGCCGATGATCCGATAGGGAGATTCGTAAAAGATCAGGGTACGGGGATCGGTACGGAGCTGTTCCAGCCGGCGGGCGCGGGCCCCTTTCTTTTTCGGAAGGAAACCTTCAAAGACGAATCGGTCGGTCGGGAGGGCGGAGACGGAGAGGGCGGCGATCGCGGCCGCCGGCCCCGGAATCGGACTGACCGGAAGTCCGGCGCGCGTTGCCTCGCGGATGAGATAAAAGCCGGGGTCGGAGAGGGTGGGGGTGCCGGCGTCGGCGACGAGCGCAATCGAGGCCCCCTCCACCATTTTGGAGAGCAAAAGCGGTGTCTTCTCTTCCTTGTTGAAGTCATGATAGCTGGTGAGCGGCGTGTGAATGTCGAAATGGGAGAGCAGCTTTTGGGTATGGCGGGTGTCCTCCGCTGCGATGGTTGAAACCTCTTTGAGGATGCGGAGGGCGCGGTGGGTAATGTCTTCCAAGTTTCCGATGGGGGTGCTGACGATGTAAAGCGTTCCCGGCATGGAGGCGAGACGTTAGGAGAGAGACTGCTCGACCAAGAGGCAGAGAAGATGGCCGATCAGGATGTGCGATTCTTGAATCCGGGCGGTGCTGGAGGAAGGGACCTTCAGGCAGAGATCCACCTGTGAACCGAGCTTGCCCCCTTTTTCGCCGGTGAGGCCGATTGTTTTTGCTCCCTTTGCTTTTGCGGTGGCAATCCCTTCCAAGACGTTGGAGGAATTCCCGCTGGTGCTGATTCCAATGACGACATCGGCCGGGCCGGCCCACGCCTCGACCTGGCGCGAAAAGATCTTGCTGTAGTCGTAATCGTTGCCGATGGCGGTAAGCGTCGAGCTGTTGGTCGTCAACGCAATCGCCGGCAGCGCCCGTCGTTCTCGCTCGAACCGTCCGACTAATTCCGCCGCGATATGTTGCGCGTCGCCGGCGCTCCCGCCGTTTCCAAAAAGAATCAGCTTGCCGCCATTCCGGTACGATTGAACGATCCAATCGGCCGCCTGCGCGATCTCCGGGACCATCGTCCGAACGATTCCTTCCTTAACCTGGATGCTCTCATGGAGGGTGCGGCGGATCGTTTCGCTCGCGGGGTCTTGCGTTGCCACGGATGACTCCTTAAAGATATGCAAAGAAATATGCAAGATGTTTAATTTTGGGATTGATTGTAAGCGTACACGGTTCTCCAGGTGGAGTCAAGATTTGACTTTGGTATCCAAAAAGGTTCAAAATTCTATCATTTGCTTGCCAATTCCATTTCTTTTTCGTATACTTTTGAAATTTATCGATCAGAAAAGAGAGGAAAACGATGAATATTGCTGTGATCGGCACCGGTTATGTCGGTCTGGTGACCGGGGCCTGTTTTGCGGAATTCGGGGTTACCGTCACCTGCGTCGATAAAGAAGAAGCAAAGATCGCCGCGCTTAAAAAAGGGATTATCCCGATCTATGAGCCCGGTTTGGAAGAGCTCGTTAAGAAGAACGTGCAGAACAAGCGGCTCTCCTTCACGACCGATACGGTTGAAGCGATTCAGGGGGCCTTGGTCATTTTTATCGCCGTCGGAACCCCCGACCGGGGAGACGGCATGGCCGATCTCTCCTACATCGAAAAGGTCGCCGAGACGATCGCCGAAAATATGAACGGCTACAAGGTGGTTGTGACGAAGAGCACCGTCCCGGTCGGAACCGGAGAGCGGATTCGGAGCATCATCGGAAACCGCCAAAAAGAACATTTCGATTTTGATATCGTCTCCAATCCGGAGTTTCTGCGGGAAGGATCGGCGATTGAAGATTTCCTCCGGCCGAACCGGGTGGTCATCGGGGCGAACAGCCAGCAGGCGGTCGCCATCATGCGCGATCTCTATCGGCCGCTCTATCTGATTGAGACGCCGCTGCTGATCACCGACGTTCCGACGGCGGAGATGATCAAATATGCGTCGAACGCCTTTCTGGCGACCAAGATCACCTTTATCAACGAGATTGCCAACCTCTGCGAAAACGTTGGCGCCAATGTCCAGCAGGTGGCGAAGGGGATGGGGCTCGACGGCCGGATCGGCTCCAAGTTCTTACACCCCGGTCCCGGATACGGCGGTTCCTGTTTTCCGAAGGATGTCTCGGCGCTGGCACAGATCGCACAACAAAGCGGTTATGAATTCAGGCTTGTCAATGCCGTCATCGATGTAAATAAACGGCAGAAAGAGCGGATGGCGGAGAAGATCGAAAAAGAGGTCGGAAACCTTCAAGGAAAACAGATCGGCATCCTCGGCCTCTCGTTTAAGCCGAACACCGATGACATGCGGGAGGCGCCGTCGATCGCCATCATTGAGGCGCTTCAAGCAAAAGGGGCACGGATTGTCGCCCATGATCCGGCGGCGATGGATGAGGCGAGGAAGGTCTTAAAAGAGGTGAAGTATGCCGAAGATGTTTATTCAGTCGCCGATGGGTCGGATGCGCTCATCCTGATGACCGAGTGGAACCCGTTTCGAAATTTAAATCTGGAGGAGATCAAGAAGCGGCTGAAAAGCCCGATTTTCATCGACCTTCGAAATGTGTATGAGCCGAAGCGGATGGCCGACCTCGGATTCAAATACAGCAGCGTCGGAAGGCCGTAACAGAAGAGGATCTGAATTTTATTTTGAGCGGACGGCTGATCGCGGACGTCTTTTTCCCTTAATCTCCCCGGTACTGCGCGACCCCGCCGAACGTTCCGAACCATTTGTGGCCTTGGCGATCGATGGCGATGGCGTAGACGGCACCGAGCCCTTCCTTTTCGGTGAAATTGATGAAAGTCCGGCCGTCGAACCGGCTCACCCCCCCTTCCGTTCCGATCCACAAGATTCCCTTCGAATCGATTTTAAGGGCATGCACCATATTCCCGGCAAGGCCGTCCTGCTTTGTATAACTCTTCCAGCTTTTCCCGTCAAAGAGAGAGAGCCCGCCGCCGAGGGTCCCAACCCAAAGCCGGTTTTGAGCGTCGATGACCGAGGAGACGACATAGTTCGGGTTGTATTCGAGCGGCTTTTCTCCCCCCTGGTGGTGTTTCGGAACAAATTGAAGGTCTGACGCTTCCGGCGGCTTGACCCGGCCGACGTCGGCGCCGACCCCCTCTTTGTTGGTCCAGCTCTTCCAGCGCTTCCCATCAAAACGGCTTACCCCCCCTTCGGTGCCGAACCAGAAGGTCCCTTTTTGATCTTGCGCGAGGGTGTAAACCCATTTGTCGATGAGGCCGTCCTCGGTGGTGTAGGTCTGGAAATATTTTCCGTCGAATCGGCTGACCCCTTTCCAGGTGGCCACCCACATGGTCCCCTTCGGATCGAAGTGGACCCCATAGACCCAGAGATCGCCGAGCCCTTTGCCTCTGACAAACCGGGTCCAGGCATTCTCATAATTCGCGATCGATCCGCTGCCGTAGGGGGTGTAGGTGGTCCATTGCTTTCCGTCGAACTTGCTCAATCCCCCCCCGTAGGTGCCGATCCATTTGTTCCCCTTTGGATCGATGGCCACCGTGTGGATGATGTTGGAGAGGAGCCCATCTTTGGTCGTATAGGCCTTCTGTTCCTCCCGCGCCATGTCATATCGGAGGAGGCCGTTCGATGTGCCGATCCAGAGAACATCCCCCTCGATCGTCAGTGCCCGAACGATTGAAAAGAGGGTGAAGAAACTCCAGCTCTCTTCCGGCGGTGCGTGTGGGTTGGGAGCCGAGGCCGCGGGGCGGGGGATCAGGAACTGGAAAATAAAAACCAGTGAGGCAAAAAAGATGATCCGCGTTGGGTTCAGGAAGCTTCTTCGGAGGTTTCGTTTAACGTTCATTCAGACGATCGGCTCGATCTTCAGGGTGAGTGATACGCGATGGTCCGGTAGGTCACTCCGGTCGGCTCGAGGGTGGTTTTGTCCGATCGGGTGATCCACTCCTCGGCGGTTTGGGCGATCCAATTTCCGACCGAATCGAATTTATAGGTGTATTGTTTTTTAAATCGAATCGCCCCCGCCGCATCAAATCGGGTCTCCTCGACCAGCGTTCCCTTCGCGTCATAACGGTAGAGGGTTTTAAAGTCGAGGGTGCTGACCGCTTCATGCTGCGGATCTTGCGGCTGGACGAGATAGAAGTTTTCTTCGACCTTTCTTCCCTCGGCATCGTAGAGATAGACCCACTTAAAGTCTTTGGTGCTCTGGACTTGCTGGCGGACCTCTTCGATCAGG
Coding sequences:
- a CDS encoding UDP-glucose/GDP-mannose dehydrogenase family protein → MNIAVIGTGYVGLVTGACFAEFGVTVTCVDKEEAKIAALKKGIIPIYEPGLEELVKKNVQNKRLSFTTDTVEAIQGALVIFIAVGTPDRGDGMADLSYIEKVAETIAENMNGYKVVVTKSTVPVGTGERIRSIIGNRQKEHFDFDIVSNPEFLREGSAIEDFLRPNRVVIGANSQQAVAIMRDLYRPLYLIETPLLITDVPTAEMIKYASNAFLATKITFINEIANLCENVGANVQQVAKGMGLDGRIGSKFLHPGPGYGGSCFPKDVSALAQIAQQSGYEFRLVNAVIDVNKRQKERMAEKIEKEVGNLQGKQIGILGLSFKPNTDDMREAPSIAIIEALQAKGARIVAHDPAAMDEARKVLKEVKYAEDVYSVADGSDALILMTEWNPFRNLNLEEIKKRLKSPIFIDLRNVYEPKRMADLGFKYSSVGRP
- a CDS encoding MBL fold metallo-hydrolase: MADLRKRLATNVAGNFFVDATCINCDACRQLAPKSFKESGDYSTVVHQPDGDEELDQAYQALLACPVGSIGAERGDKLRLKKAMGRFPILLDDGVYYNGFHSAKSFGGNSYFICHPAGNWLIDSPRYVRPLTDAFEEKGGLRYIFLTHEDDVADASLYAKHFGATRIIHRADAAASPVAEWIVEGEAPIPVSDAFQMIPVPGHTEGSIALLYDRRFLFSGDHLWWERDLGELGAPEQLVWNRRRLIESIAKLRDHSFEWLLPGHGDRVHLTPAEMTAHLERLLGYRIGMRRRVY
- the rsmI gene encoding 16S rRNA (cytidine(1402)-2'-O)-methyltransferase encodes the protein MPGTLYIVSTPIGNLEDITHRALRILKEVSTIAAEDTRHTQKLLSHFDIHTPLTSYHDFNKEEKTPLLLSKMVEGASIALVADAGTPTLSDPGFYLIREATRAGLPVSPIPGPAAAIAALSVSALPTDRFVFEGFLPKKKGARARRLEQLRTDPRTLIFYESPYRIIGLLEEIRAALGDRPVVVAREMTKLFEEFIRGNVTEVLEKIGKKTVKGEITLIVGGNREED
- a CDS encoding BamA/TamA family outer membrane protein, coding for MTVSMGLPRNVIIEEMILLLPLFLLFGFSSAWAASPEYQPEYQIVAAYSETTQRIYGSETIHFTNESPVPLSEIYLFLYPNLYLEKDPRAEITAFQQTYPVGFNTGEMEVTAIQDAHGDSLSSFPELFKNNMLMRVPLPRPIGPGESFDVIVHFTTVIPEKYGVFGQYRNLVTLQGGWYPYLAARRDDQWNFLLPPAPSGWKIYFTLPSDRDLIASVPWKGVYETGAWRTFLFEADRLPYFSLSIGLRPVQKEKTIGPVVLTYHFRSEDRIYAKGVLRTVDEATSFFLRTAGPLPPTQLQLTESHLYQDLATPGAGILFLSTKLFKTFPLLKRFHRMRIARGLFILLWREKLPQEEAWVIEGLGSLETQRFFQDKYGPRPTLATWLTPLGFIPFIDDILYSKDLPLRQVYFSESSAHTVNEDIQFFNASQADGATIFDRIRNLVGEQKVEEAVAAYLQEVAAGGTPTFRRILYRLSGTNLDPLIDQWLSASPALDFGLSKISKKKVEEGYLTSILVEKKGIGVEPIEILAEEKNGTQIPLFWTGEENSYEGLLITPSPITSVEIDPSHQSSDTNPLNNRYPNRWKVLVTDFPTPDYNVNTRTFTYSGELLFQRMYDDQNGITVDYSHSDIGEAGGVFLSHVLKRYQTGTFGVVYQAPETPIDSPPQKPAGTLHLGYALNVPEIPLAGFVQRLTGRYPKSNLTLGFDQRFTGGLYQSLFAGSIDLRRSYALSNYHEIVGRFFWGESVGSLFKKSRFFLGGEDAMRGFVPLRFEGSNMTLVSIEYRFPLYYETDVNMMGLMLTHTLQNVLFVDSGNAADYQTLFSLTHYKFDVGSGIRWYIDAFGFYPVIFRVDVAIPIDSPVKAESRPHYYLGAGHAF
- a CDS encoding regulator; this encodes MNVKRNLRRSFLNPTRIIFFASLVFIFQFLIPRPAASAPNPHAPPEESWSFFTLFSIVRALTIEGDVLWIGTSNGLLRYDMAREEQKAYTTKDGLLSNIIHTVAIDPKGNKWIGTYGGGLSKFDGKQWTTYTPYGSGSIANYENAWTRFVRGKGLGDLWVYGVHFDPKGTMWVATWKGVSRFDGKYFQTYTTEDGLIDKWVYTLAQDQKGTFWFGTEGGVSRFDGKRWKSWTNKEGVGADVGRVKPPEASDLQFVPKHHQGGEKPLEYNPNYVVSSVIDAQNRLWVGTLGGGLSLFDGKSWKSYTKQDGLAGNMVHALKIDSKGILWIGTEGGVSRFDGRTFINFTEKEGLGAVYAIAIDRQGHKWFGTFGGVAQYRGD
- a CDS encoding D-sedoheptulose 7-phosphate isomerase yields the protein MVPEIAQAADWIVQSYRNGGKLILFGNGGSAGDAQHIAAELVGRFERERRALPAIALTTNSSTLTAIGNDYDYSKIFSRQVEAWAGPADVVIGISTSGNSSNVLEGIATAKAKGAKTIGLTGEKGGKLGSQVDLCLKVPSSSTARIQESHILIGHLLCLLVEQSLS